The following coding sequences lie in one Spinacia oleracea cultivar Varoflay chromosome 1, BTI_SOV_V1, whole genome shotgun sequence genomic window:
- the LOC110792721 gene encoding uncharacterized protein: MRSRKPNDSLRLILTTFIGIIIGFIVGVCISLFSVSKINPVMNCLPLAIRPFSVQQLSDGVKQNQVLNDTTKIPKWIQSHPRGAERLPPGIVASTSDLYLRRLWGLPSEDLKSKPKYLVTFTVGIDMRENIDKAVKKFSENFTILLFHYDGKTTEWDQFEWSKRAIHVSARKQAKWWYAKRFLHPDIVAPYDYIFIWDEDLGVENFDSEKYVELVKKHGLEISQPGVDPKSPFTWPITRKKNDSEVHKETEEKPEWCKDPHLPPCAAFVEIMAPVFSREAWRCVWHMLQNDLVHGWGIDFALRNCVEPAYEKIGVVDSQWIFHKRVPSLGNQGESADGVSPWQGVKKRCETELKMFKSRIHNAEKAHQKEIGSST; this comes from the exons ATGAGGAGCAGAAAACCGAATGATTCTTTGCGACTTATTTTGACAACTTTCATTGGAATTATTATTGGATTTATAGTTGGTGTTTGTATTTCACTCTTTTCAGTTTCTAAG ATAAATCCAGTCATGAACTGCCTTCCTTTGGCAATTCGGCCCTTTTCTGTACAACAACTGAGCGATGGTGTTAAACAAAATCAAGTGTTAAATGATACAACAAAG ATACCAAAATGGATCCAATCACATCCCAGAGGAGCAGAGAGACTACCGCCAGGGATAGTTGCATCTACATCTGACCTCTATCTCCGTAGACTATGGGGTCTTCCTAGTGAG GATCTGAAAAGCAAACCTAAGTATCTTGTAACCTTCACAGTTGGTATAGATATGAGGGAAAACATTGACAAAGCCGTTAAAAAG ttctcagaaaacttcACTATTCTGCTCTTCCATTACGATGGTAAGACAACTGAGTGGGATCAATTTGAGTGGTCAAAACGCGCCATCCATGTTAGTGCCCGAAAACAGGCGAAATG GTGGTATGCAAAACGGTTTCTACATCCTGACATTGTAGCACCATATGATTACATCTTTATCTGGGATGAAGATTTGGGAGTTGAGAATTTTGATTCTGAAAA ATACGTTGAATTGGTTAAGAAACACGGTTTGGAGATTTCGCAACCTGGTGTTGATCCTAAGAGTCCATTTACATGGCCGATAACAAGGAAAAAAAATGACAGTGAAGTTCACAA ggaaacagaggagaaacCAGAATGGTGCAAAGACCCACATCTACCCCCTTGTGCCGC ATTTGTAGAGATTATGGCACCAGTGTTTTCTCGAGAAGCATGGCGTtgcgtttggcatatgcttcaG AATGACTTGGTCCATGGATGGGGCATCGACTTTGCCCTTCGAAATTGTGTAGAG CCTGCATACGAGAAAATAGGAGTTGTAGATTCTCAATGGATTTTTCATAAACGTGTTCCATCACTCGGTAACCAG GGCGAATCAGCAGACGGGGTTTCTCCTTGGCAAGGG GTGAAGAAAAGATGTGAAACAGAATTGAAGATGTTTAAGAGCCGGATTCACAATGCCGAGAAGGCACATCAGAAGGAAATCGGAAGCTCCACATAA
- the LOC110793289 gene encoding uncharacterized protein isoform X3, whose amino-acid sequence MGSRKPNDSLRLILTTSIGIIIGFIVGVYISLFSVSKINPVMNCLPLAIRPFSVQQLSDGVQQNQVLNDTTKIPKWIQTNPRGAERLPPGIVASTSDLYLRRLWGLPSEDLKSKPKYLVTFTVGIDMRENIDKAVKKFSDNFTILLFHYDGKTTEWDQFEWSKRAIHVSARKQTKWWYAKRFLHPDIVAPYDYIFIWDEDLGVENFDSEKYVELVKKHGLEISQPGVDPKSPFTWQMTRKRHDSEVHKETEEKPGWCKDPHLPPCAAFVEIMAPVFSREAWRCVWHMLQNDLVHGWGIDFALRKCVEPAYEKIGVVDAQWIVHKRVPSLGNQGESADGVSPWQGVRKRCEREWKMFESRLNNAEKAQQKEIESST is encoded by the exons ATGGGGAGCAGAAAACCGAATGACTCTTTGCGGCTTATTTTGACAACTTCCATTGGAATTATTATTGGATTTATAGTTGGTGTTTATATTTCACTCTTTTCAGTTTCTAAG ATAAATCCAGTCATGAACTGCCTTCCTTTGGCAATTCGGCCCTTTTCTGTACAACAACTGAGCGATGGTGTTCAACAAAACCAAGTGTTAAATGATACAACAAAG ATACCAAAATGGATCCAAACAAATCCCAGAGGAGCAGAGAGACTACCGCCAGGGATAGTTGCGTCTACATCTGACCTCTATCTCCGTAGACTATGGGGTCTTCCTAGTGAG GATTTGAAAAGCAAACCTAAGTATCTTGTAACCTTCACAGTTGGTATAGATATGAGAGAAAATATTGACAAAGCAGTTAAAAAG TTCTCAGACAACTTCACCATTCTGCTCTTCCATTACGATGGTAAGACAACTGAGTGGGATCAATTTGAGTGGTCAAAACGCGCTATCCATGTTAGTGCTCGAAAACAGACGAAATG GTGGTATGCGAAACGGTTTCTACATCCTGACATTGTAGCACCATATGATTACATCTTTATCTGGGATGAAGATTTGGGTGTCGAGAATTTTGATTCTGAAAA ATACGTTGAATTGGTTAAGAAACACGGTTTGGAGATTTCGCAACCTGGTGTAGATCCTAAGAGTCCATTTACATGGCAGATGACAAGGAAAAGACATGACAGTGAAGTTCACAA GGAAACAGAAGAGAAACCAGGCTGGTGCAAAGACCCACATCTACCCCCTTGTGCCGC ATTTGTAGAGATTATGGCACCAGTGTTCTCTCGAGAAGCATGGCGTTGTGTTTGGCATATGCTTCAG AATGACTTGGTTCATGGATGGGGCATCGACTTTGCCCTCAGAAAATGTGTAGAG CCTGCATACGAGAAAATAGGAGTTGTAGATGCTCAATGGATTGTTCATAAACGTGTTCCATCACTCGGTAACCAG GGCGAATCAGCAGACGGGGTTTCTCCTTGGCAAGGG GTTCGGAAAAGATGTGAAAGGGAATGGAAGATGTTCGAGAGCCGGCTTAACAATGCCGAAAAGGCACAACAGAAGGAAATCGAAAGCTCCACATAA
- the LOC110793289 gene encoding uncharacterized protein isoform X1: MSHSGRDFWLPRMGSRKPNDSLRLILTTSIGIIIGFIVGVYISLFSVSKINPVMNCLPLAIRPFSVQQLSDGVQQNQVLNDTTKIPKWIQTNPRGAERLPPGIVASTSDLYLRRLWGLPSEDLKSKPKYLVTFTVGIDMRENIDKAVKKFSDNFTILLFHYDGKTTEWDQFEWSKRAIHVSARKQTKWWYAKRFLHPDIVAPYDYIFIWDEDLGVENFDSEKYVELVKKHGLEISQPGVDPKSPFTWQMTRKRHDSEVHKETEEKPGWCKDPHLPPCAAFVEIMAPVFSREAWRCVWHMLQNDLVHGWGIDFALRKCVEPAYEKIGVVDAQWIVHKRVPSLGNQGESADGVSPWQGVRKRCEREWKMFESRLNNAEKAQQKEIESST; encoded by the exons ATGTCACATAGTGGCCGCGATTTTTGGCTTCCAAG AATGGGGAGCAGAAAACCGAATGACTCTTTGCGGCTTATTTTGACAACTTCCATTGGAATTATTATTGGATTTATAGTTGGTGTTTATATTTCACTCTTTTCAGTTTCTAAG ATAAATCCAGTCATGAACTGCCTTCCTTTGGCAATTCGGCCCTTTTCTGTACAACAACTGAGCGATGGTGTTCAACAAAACCAAGTGTTAAATGATACAACAAAG ATACCAAAATGGATCCAAACAAATCCCAGAGGAGCAGAGAGACTACCGCCAGGGATAGTTGCGTCTACATCTGACCTCTATCTCCGTAGACTATGGGGTCTTCCTAGTGAG GATTTGAAAAGCAAACCTAAGTATCTTGTAACCTTCACAGTTGGTATAGATATGAGAGAAAATATTGACAAAGCAGTTAAAAAG TTCTCAGACAACTTCACCATTCTGCTCTTCCATTACGATGGTAAGACAACTGAGTGGGATCAATTTGAGTGGTCAAAACGCGCTATCCATGTTAGTGCTCGAAAACAGACGAAATG GTGGTATGCGAAACGGTTTCTACATCCTGACATTGTAGCACCATATGATTACATCTTTATCTGGGATGAAGATTTGGGTGTCGAGAATTTTGATTCTGAAAA ATACGTTGAATTGGTTAAGAAACACGGTTTGGAGATTTCGCAACCTGGTGTAGATCCTAAGAGTCCATTTACATGGCAGATGACAAGGAAAAGACATGACAGTGAAGTTCACAA GGAAACAGAAGAGAAACCAGGCTGGTGCAAAGACCCACATCTACCCCCTTGTGCCGC ATTTGTAGAGATTATGGCACCAGTGTTCTCTCGAGAAGCATGGCGTTGTGTTTGGCATATGCTTCAG AATGACTTGGTTCATGGATGGGGCATCGACTTTGCCCTCAGAAAATGTGTAGAG CCTGCATACGAGAAAATAGGAGTTGTAGATGCTCAATGGATTGTTCATAAACGTGTTCCATCACTCGGTAACCAG GGCGAATCAGCAGACGGGGTTTCTCCTTGGCAAGGG GTTCGGAAAAGATGTGAAAGGGAATGGAAGATGTTCGAGAGCCGGCTTAACAATGCCGAAAAGGCACAACAGAAGGAAATCGAAAGCTCCACATAA
- the LOC110793289 gene encoding uncharacterized protein isoform X2: MKRRLIVGMGSRKPNDSLRLILTTSIGIIIGFIVGVYISLFSVSKINPVMNCLPLAIRPFSVQQLSDGVQQNQVLNDTTKIPKWIQTNPRGAERLPPGIVASTSDLYLRRLWGLPSEDLKSKPKYLVTFTVGIDMRENIDKAVKKFSDNFTILLFHYDGKTTEWDQFEWSKRAIHVSARKQTKWWYAKRFLHPDIVAPYDYIFIWDEDLGVENFDSEKYVELVKKHGLEISQPGVDPKSPFTWQMTRKRHDSEVHKETEEKPGWCKDPHLPPCAAFVEIMAPVFSREAWRCVWHMLQNDLVHGWGIDFALRKCVEPAYEKIGVVDAQWIVHKRVPSLGNQGESADGVSPWQGVRKRCEREWKMFESRLNNAEKAQQKEIESST; this comes from the exons ATGAAGAGAAGACTGATTGTCGG AATGGGGAGCAGAAAACCGAATGACTCTTTGCGGCTTATTTTGACAACTTCCATTGGAATTATTATTGGATTTATAGTTGGTGTTTATATTTCACTCTTTTCAGTTTCTAAG ATAAATCCAGTCATGAACTGCCTTCCTTTGGCAATTCGGCCCTTTTCTGTACAACAACTGAGCGATGGTGTTCAACAAAACCAAGTGTTAAATGATACAACAAAG ATACCAAAATGGATCCAAACAAATCCCAGAGGAGCAGAGAGACTACCGCCAGGGATAGTTGCGTCTACATCTGACCTCTATCTCCGTAGACTATGGGGTCTTCCTAGTGAG GATTTGAAAAGCAAACCTAAGTATCTTGTAACCTTCACAGTTGGTATAGATATGAGAGAAAATATTGACAAAGCAGTTAAAAAG TTCTCAGACAACTTCACCATTCTGCTCTTCCATTACGATGGTAAGACAACTGAGTGGGATCAATTTGAGTGGTCAAAACGCGCTATCCATGTTAGTGCTCGAAAACAGACGAAATG GTGGTATGCGAAACGGTTTCTACATCCTGACATTGTAGCACCATATGATTACATCTTTATCTGGGATGAAGATTTGGGTGTCGAGAATTTTGATTCTGAAAA ATACGTTGAATTGGTTAAGAAACACGGTTTGGAGATTTCGCAACCTGGTGTAGATCCTAAGAGTCCATTTACATGGCAGATGACAAGGAAAAGACATGACAGTGAAGTTCACAA GGAAACAGAAGAGAAACCAGGCTGGTGCAAAGACCCACATCTACCCCCTTGTGCCGC ATTTGTAGAGATTATGGCACCAGTGTTCTCTCGAGAAGCATGGCGTTGTGTTTGGCATATGCTTCAG AATGACTTGGTTCATGGATGGGGCATCGACTTTGCCCTCAGAAAATGTGTAGAG CCTGCATACGAGAAAATAGGAGTTGTAGATGCTCAATGGATTGTTCATAAACGTGTTCCATCACTCGGTAACCAG GGCGAATCAGCAGACGGGGTTTCTCCTTGGCAAGGG GTTCGGAAAAGATGTGAAAGGGAATGGAAGATGTTCGAGAGCCGGCTTAACAATGCCGAAAAGGCACAACAGAAGGAAATCGAAAGCTCCACATAA
- the LOC110793308 gene encoding chloroplast sensor kinase, chloroplastic isoform X1 has protein sequence MLLLSSFTPQHSILSNPSLFCPNSNPFNHFHSQKPQNCCFKCYSFSPIHSKPPFSANSSSSSCSTATLRYVNDPILEEEEGGEWVPSASALAAAIRKASSSPIEFTQKIVRDSKSQGIVLPSPDFQRLCLDQLALFRRIVDPNALLSIYVRPAGSYVMDRLELRRVTFYPSVDGADIVILVGDFSVPAGLRGAEAALSNLQAKAIPECKAVVFPMVKHPFVVGFLIVELPGVEPGKGSHDASQSPFPEECYKLPPTFDLKATDIPLCSGNPLTFFNLSADQILNAINISRSLAMAYVMDQKAMLLQQTSWQNNIRMSNLVEQIRGPLSSLQTLSKLLSVQIKRSEIAHDIVENIVVQGDRIRDTLEQLQDAVLLTKANIMRFNEESLKKMDGLTYVQPEMRTFELPKDMPSHTSADKTRYSNESDQQRSLSLSIKDSEMPMPPLALAPLRQHSIRPCNVSDIVVDLVGAAQPLAQNQKRNLKLSEFSQFLPVAVEEPALRQALSNLLEGALLRTNVGGRVEIVSVSAPAGGALVVIDDDGPDMHYMTQMRALTPFGEELFSEQMMEDNMTWNFIAGLTVAREILESYGCVLRVISPRNTDAALGSGGTRVEIWLPSSTS, from the exons ATGCTTCTACTTTCTTCATTCACTCCACAACACTCAATTCTCTCAAACCCATCTCTCTTTTGCCCTAATTCCAACCCCTTTAACCATTTTCATTCCCAAAAACCCCAAAATTGTTGCTTCAAATGCTACTCCTTTTCCCCAATTCATTCAAAACCACCATTTTCAGCTAATTCCTCATCTTCGTCTTGTTCTACAGCTACTTTGCGGTATGTAAATGACCCCATTTTAGAGGAGGAAGAAGGAGGGGAGTGGGTCCCTTCTGCCTCGGCATTGGCTGCTGCCATTCGCAAGGCTTCCTCTTCTCCCATTGAATTTACCCAGAAAATTGTAAGGGACTCTAAATCTCAAGGGATTGTTCTTCCTAGCCCTGATTTTCAAAGGCTTTGCCTTGATCAATTGGCCCTTTTTCGACGCATTGTGGACCCCAATGCCCTTCTCTCT ATTTATGTGAGGCCTGCTGGTAGCTATGTTATGGATCGGTTAGAACTCCGACGTGTTACCTTTTATCCATCCGTGGATGGGGCTGATATTGTCATATTAGTTGGTGATTTCAGTGTTCCAGCTGGCCTGCGTGGTGCTGAAGCTGCTCTTTCTAACCTGCAA GCCAAGGCAATCCCTGAGTGTAAAGCTGTTGTCTTCCCAATGGTCAAACACCCATTTGTTGTTGGGTTTTTGATTGTTGAGCTTCCCGGTGTGGAGCCTGGAAAGGGGTCTCATGATGCTTCACAATCACCATTCCCAGAAGAGTGCTATAAATTGCCCCCTACATTTGATTTGAAGGCGACAGATATCCCACTATGCAGTGGAAATCCGCTGACGTTCTTCAACCTATCAGCTGATCAGATATTAAATGCCATAAACATTTCTCGCTCCCTGGCTATGGCTTATGTTATGGATCAG AAAGCAATGTTGCTTCAACAAACATCTTGGCAAAATAACATCCGGATGAGTAATCTTGTTGAACAA ATTCGTGGGCCATTGTCCAGCTTACAGACTCTATCTAAACTGTTGTCAGTTCAAATTAAAAGAAGTGAG ATTGCTCATGACATTGTTGAAAACATAGTGGTCCAAGGTGATCGTATACGTGACACTTTGGAACAGCTGCAGGATGCTGTTCTCTTGACCAAG GCTAACATAATGAggttcaatgaagaatcattaAAAAAGATGGATGGCTTGACTTATGTTCAACCTGAAATGAGAACGTTTGAGTTACCAAAGGATATGCCGTCTCACACATCTGCTGATAAGACCAGATACTCTAACGAGTCTGATCAACAACGTTCTCTAAGTTTGTCTATCAAAGATTCAGAGATGCCCATGCCACCATTGGCACTAGCACCTTTACGACAGCATAGCATCAG ACCGTGCAATGTTTCTGATATAGTGGTGGATTTGGTTGGAGCTGCACAACCACTTGCTCAAAACCAGAAGCGTAATTTGAAATTAAGTGAATTCTCCCAATTCCTGCCAGTTGCTGTTGAAGAACCTGCTCTGCGTCAGGCCCTCAGCAATCTATTAGAGGGTGCACTTTTGCGCACAAATGTTGGAGGAAGAGTTGAAATTGTCTCTGTTTCAGCACCTGCAGGTGGTGCTCTTGTTGtcattgatgatgatggcccAGATATGCACTACATG ACACAGATGCGTGCGCTAACACCATTTGGGGAAGAACTATTCTCAGAGCAGATGATGGAAGATAACATGACATGGAACTTTATTGCTGGACTCACAGTAGCACGAGAGATACTTGAAAGCTACGGTTGTGTCCTCCGTGTCATCTCTCCTCGGAACACAGATGCTGCCCTCGGGTCAGGTGGGACCCGAGTGGAGATTTGGCTTCCTTCTTCGACTTCATAA
- the LOC110793308 gene encoding chloroplast sensor kinase, chloroplastic isoform X2, producing MLLLSSFTPQHSILSNPSLFCPNSNPFNHFHSQKPQNCCFKCYSFSPIHSKPPFSANSSSSSCSTATLRYVNDPILEEEEGGEWVPSASALAAAIRKASSSPIEFTQKIVRDSKSQGIVLPSPDFQRLCLDQLALFRRIVDPNALLSIYVRPAGSYVMDRLELRRVTFYPSVDGADIVILVGDFSVPAGLRGAEAALSNLQAKAIPECKAVVFPMVKHPFVVGFLIVELPGVEPGKGSHDASQSPFPEECYKLPPTFDLKATDIPLCSGNPLTFFNLSADQILNAINISRSLAMAYVMDQKAMLLQQTSWQNNIRMSNLVEQIRGPLSSLQTLSKLLSVQIKRSEIAHDIVENIVVQGDRIRDTLEQLQDAVLLTKANIMRFNEESLKKMDGLTYVQPEMRTFELPKDMPSHTSADKTRYSNESDQQRSLSLSIKDSEMPMPPLALAPLRQHSIRKTVQCF from the exons ATGCTTCTACTTTCTTCATTCACTCCACAACACTCAATTCTCTCAAACCCATCTCTCTTTTGCCCTAATTCCAACCCCTTTAACCATTTTCATTCCCAAAAACCCCAAAATTGTTGCTTCAAATGCTACTCCTTTTCCCCAATTCATTCAAAACCACCATTTTCAGCTAATTCCTCATCTTCGTCTTGTTCTACAGCTACTTTGCGGTATGTAAATGACCCCATTTTAGAGGAGGAAGAAGGAGGGGAGTGGGTCCCTTCTGCCTCGGCATTGGCTGCTGCCATTCGCAAGGCTTCCTCTTCTCCCATTGAATTTACCCAGAAAATTGTAAGGGACTCTAAATCTCAAGGGATTGTTCTTCCTAGCCCTGATTTTCAAAGGCTTTGCCTTGATCAATTGGCCCTTTTTCGACGCATTGTGGACCCCAATGCCCTTCTCTCT ATTTATGTGAGGCCTGCTGGTAGCTATGTTATGGATCGGTTAGAACTCCGACGTGTTACCTTTTATCCATCCGTGGATGGGGCTGATATTGTCATATTAGTTGGTGATTTCAGTGTTCCAGCTGGCCTGCGTGGTGCTGAAGCTGCTCTTTCTAACCTGCAA GCCAAGGCAATCCCTGAGTGTAAAGCTGTTGTCTTCCCAATGGTCAAACACCCATTTGTTGTTGGGTTTTTGATTGTTGAGCTTCCCGGTGTGGAGCCTGGAAAGGGGTCTCATGATGCTTCACAATCACCATTCCCAGAAGAGTGCTATAAATTGCCCCCTACATTTGATTTGAAGGCGACAGATATCCCACTATGCAGTGGAAATCCGCTGACGTTCTTCAACCTATCAGCTGATCAGATATTAAATGCCATAAACATTTCTCGCTCCCTGGCTATGGCTTATGTTATGGATCAG AAAGCAATGTTGCTTCAACAAACATCTTGGCAAAATAACATCCGGATGAGTAATCTTGTTGAACAA ATTCGTGGGCCATTGTCCAGCTTACAGACTCTATCTAAACTGTTGTCAGTTCAAATTAAAAGAAGTGAG ATTGCTCATGACATTGTTGAAAACATAGTGGTCCAAGGTGATCGTATACGTGACACTTTGGAACAGCTGCAGGATGCTGTTCTCTTGACCAAG GCTAACATAATGAggttcaatgaagaatcattaAAAAAGATGGATGGCTTGACTTATGTTCAACCTGAAATGAGAACGTTTGAGTTACCAAAGGATATGCCGTCTCACACATCTGCTGATAAGACCAGATACTCTAACGAGTCTGATCAACAACGTTCTCTAAGTTTGTCTATCAAAGATTCAGAGATGCCCATGCCACCATTGGCACTAGCACCTTTACGACAGCATAGCATCAG GAAGACCGTGCAATGTTTCTGA